From Micromonospora nigra, one genomic window encodes:
- a CDS encoding aldehyde dehydrogenase family protein — protein sequence MTPVPYHRNLVDGQWVDGERRPNVNPARPGEVVSEYAHAGRETVRAAIEAARSAQPGWANRPVGDRMEILDHIGAAILRRTEELAVLLSREEGKLLSEARGEVTRAGQTFRYYAHQLLQPQGEVYSSTRQGVHAEVRRRPLGVVGVITPWNYPLAIPAWKIAPALAYGNAVVLKPAELVTASAGELARIIAGSGLPPGVFNLVMGAGGVVGEELLTSTGIDGISFTGSTRTGTHVAQQCLAHGNKRFQLEMGGKNPLVVLDDADLEVAVRCALDGSFFSSGQRCTASSRLIVQAGIHDRFVEALAAAADALRVGDPLDPLSEVGPVVSPEQLAQNLDYVRIGLDEGATVVAGGAHRPDEGQFMRPTLFADARNDMRLAREEIFGPVSCVIRVDDLEESIGVANDTRYGLSAGIVTTSLSAAERFKRDARAGIVTVNLPTAGTELHLPFGGSGASNHGPREQGTYARDFYCVPVTCYTGW from the coding sequence GTGACGCCGGTGCCGTACCACCGCAATCTCGTCGACGGGCAGTGGGTCGACGGGGAACGGCGGCCGAACGTCAACCCCGCGCGCCCCGGCGAGGTCGTCAGCGAGTACGCCCACGCCGGTCGGGAAACGGTGCGCGCGGCGATCGAGGCCGCCCGCTCCGCCCAGCCCGGCTGGGCGAACCGGCCCGTCGGGGACCGGATGGAGATCCTGGACCACATCGGTGCCGCCATCCTGCGACGTACCGAGGAACTCGCCGTCCTGCTCTCTCGGGAGGAGGGCAAGCTGCTCAGCGAGGCGCGGGGGGAGGTCACCCGGGCCGGTCAGACCTTCCGGTACTACGCCCACCAGCTCCTGCAACCGCAGGGCGAGGTCTACTCGTCCACCCGCCAGGGGGTGCACGCCGAGGTACGGCGCAGGCCGCTGGGCGTCGTCGGCGTCATCACGCCGTGGAACTACCCGCTGGCGATACCGGCGTGGAAGATCGCGCCCGCGCTCGCCTACGGCAACGCGGTCGTGCTCAAGCCGGCCGAACTGGTCACCGCCTCGGCCGGGGAACTCGCCCGCATCATCGCCGGGTCCGGGCTGCCGCCCGGCGTCTTCAACCTCGTCATGGGGGCAGGTGGCGTGGTCGGCGAGGAACTGCTGACCTCGACCGGGATCGACGGCATCTCCTTCACCGGGAGCACCCGCACCGGAACCCACGTCGCGCAGCAGTGCCTCGCCCACGGCAACAAGCGGTTCCAACTGGAGATGGGCGGCAAGAACCCGCTCGTGGTGCTCGACGACGCCGACCTGGAGGTGGCGGTGCGTTGCGCCCTGGACGGCAGCTTCTTCAGCAGCGGCCAGCGCTGCACCGCGTCGAGCCGGCTGATCGTGCAGGCGGGCATCCACGACCGGTTCGTCGAGGCGCTGGCCGCGGCGGCCGACGCGCTGCGGGTCGGGGACCCGCTCGACCCGCTCAGCGAGGTGGGGCCCGTGGTCAGCCCGGAGCAGTTGGCCCAGAACCTCGACTACGTCCGGATCGGGCTGGACGAGGGCGCGACCGTGGTGGCCGGTGGGGCGCACCGGCCCGACGAGGGCCAGTTCATGCGGCCCACCCTCTTCGCCGACGCGCGCAACGACATGCGGCTGGCCCGGGAGGAGATCTTCGGCCCGGTGTCCTGTGTGATCCGGGTCGACGACCTGGAAGAGTCCATCGGCGTCGCCAACGACACCCGCTACGGGTTGTCCGCCGGGATCGTGACGACGTCACTGTCGGCAGCCGAACGGTTCAAGCGGGACGCCCGCGCCGGCATCGTGACGGTCAACCTGCCCACCGCCGGGACGGAACTGCACCTGCCCTTCGGCGGCAGCGGTGCCTCCAACCACGGCCCACGCGAACAGGGCACCTACGCGCGCGACTTCTACTGCGTGCCGGTGACCTGCTACACCGGCTGGTGA
- a CDS encoding ABC transporter ATP-binding protein yields the protein MSQAPATTPDQSLLRVRDLAVDFKVPVPGSLRSARLRAVSGVDLDIRRGEIIGVVGESGCGKSTTGRAILQLIKPSSGTVTFDGTELTTLGRGRMRAMRRRMQMIFQDPFASLNPRMSIGELIEEPLLVHSDLSAAGRRNKALETMQMVGLSARWHDRYPHEFSGGQRQRVGIARALVSNPEFIVADEPVSALDVSVQAQIVNLLAQLQEDLGLTMMFIAHDLAVVRHLCDRIAVMYLGTVVEVGECEDMYRQPQHPYTKALLSAVPIPDPLVETERRRLILTGDVPSPLSPPSGCRFRTRCWKAQDICAVQEPPLASAGTGHQVACHFPEGPGPQDQPVVAAAGGRT from the coding sequence ATGTCCCAAGCCCCTGCCACCACACCGGACCAGTCCCTGCTGCGGGTGCGCGACCTGGCGGTCGACTTCAAGGTGCCGGTGCCGGGTTCGCTCCGGTCGGCCCGGCTGCGCGCCGTGTCCGGAGTGGACCTCGACATCCGACGCGGCGAGATCATCGGGGTGGTGGGCGAATCCGGCTGCGGCAAGTCCACCACCGGGCGCGCGATCCTCCAGCTCATCAAGCCCAGCAGCGGAACGGTGACCTTCGACGGCACCGAACTGACCACGCTGGGCCGGGGCCGGATGCGGGCGATGCGCCGCCGGATGCAGATGATCTTCCAGGATCCGTTCGCCTCGCTGAACCCGCGCATGTCGATCGGCGAACTGATCGAGGAGCCGCTGCTGGTCCACTCGGACCTGTCCGCAGCCGGGCGCCGGAACAAGGCACTCGAAACCATGCAGATGGTCGGGCTCAGCGCCCGGTGGCACGACCGCTATCCACACGAGTTCTCCGGCGGCCAGCGCCAGCGGGTGGGCATCGCGCGGGCCCTGGTCAGCAACCCGGAGTTCATCGTCGCCGACGAGCCGGTGTCCGCGCTGGACGTCTCGGTGCAGGCGCAGATCGTCAACCTGCTCGCGCAGTTGCAGGAGGACCTGGGCCTGACGATGATGTTCATCGCGCACGACCTGGCCGTCGTACGCCACCTCTGCGACCGCATCGCCGTCATGTACCTGGGCACCGTCGTGGAGGTCGGCGAGTGCGAGGACATGTACCGCCAGCCGCAGCACCCCTACACGAAGGCACTGCTGTCGGCGGTGCCGATCCCCGATCCACTGGTCGAGACCGAGCGCAGGCGGCTCATCCTCACCGGAGACGTGCCGAGCCCGCTCAGCCCGCCCAGCGGGTGCCGGTTCCGTACCCGGTGCTGGAAGGCGCAGGACATCTGTGCGGTGCAGGAGCCGCCGCTGGCCTCGGCCGGTACCGGCCACCAGGTCGCCTGCCACTTCCCCGAGGGCCCCGGTCCGCAGGACCAGCCGGTCGTCGCCGCAGCCGGTGGTCGGACGTGA
- a CDS encoding NAD(P)-dependent oxidoreductase has protein sequence MRPKILLTEPIAAAGMELLRGVGEVHVAHATDPGALAAGPLPTADALVVRSSPVTAGMLEAARRLKVVGRHGAGLDGIDLAAAERLGIRVVGTPGANAESVAEFVILAALTLARQAPLATASLRQGAFAAGRSLPSAVVAAGLTGTMLAGRTLGLVGLGAIGRGVAARARGLGMTVIGYDVAVTTPPEGVRLVDLDQLLRDADVVSLHVPQTAQTAGLVGAANLARMRPGALLVNTARAGVVDSAAVLAALDAGQLGGYAVDVFHPEPPDPEDPLLHHARVFATPHMAAMTHDALDAMAVAVARGVIAHLEAPEGNES, from the coding sequence ATGAGACCGAAGATCCTGCTCACCGAGCCCATCGCGGCGGCCGGCATGGAGTTGCTGCGCGGCGTCGGCGAGGTGCACGTCGCCCACGCCACGGACCCGGGAGCACTGGCCGCCGGCCCGCTCCCCACCGCGGACGCCCTCGTGGTGCGCTCCTCACCGGTGACGGCCGGCATGCTCGAAGCCGCCCGGCGGCTCAAGGTCGTCGGCCGGCACGGCGCCGGGCTGGACGGCATCGACCTGGCGGCGGCCGAGCGCCTGGGCATCCGGGTGGTCGGCACGCCCGGCGCCAACGCCGAATCCGTGGCCGAGTTCGTCATCCTGGCCGCCCTCACCCTCGCCCGGCAGGCACCGCTGGCCACGGCGTCGTTGCGGCAGGGTGCCTTCGCAGCCGGTCGGTCGCTGCCGTCCGCGGTCGTCGCGGCCGGGCTGACCGGGACCATGCTGGCCGGTCGTACCCTGGGCCTGGTGGGGCTCGGTGCGATCGGCCGAGGCGTCGCCGCCCGCGCCCGGGGCCTGGGTATGACGGTCATCGGGTACGACGTCGCCGTCACCACCCCACCCGAGGGCGTACGCCTGGTCGACCTCGACCAACTCCTGCGCGACGCCGACGTGGTGAGCCTGCACGTGCCCCAGACCGCGCAGACCGCCGGGCTCGTCGGCGCCGCCAACCTCGCCCGGATGCGACCCGGCGCCCTCCTGGTGAACACGGCGCGGGCCGGTGTCGTGGACAGCGCGGCCGTGCTCGCCGCGCTCGACGCCGGTCAGCTCGGGGGCTACGCGGTGGACGTCTTCCACCCCGAACCGCCGGACCCCGAAGACCCGCTGCTGCACCATGCTCGGGTCTTCGCCACCCCGCACATGGCGGCGATGACCCACGACGCGCTGGACGCGATGGCCGTCGCCGTGGCGCGTGGCGTGATCGCGCACCTGGAAGCCCCGGAAGGAAACGAATCGTGA
- a CDS encoding ABC transporter ATP-binding protein — protein sequence MALLEVRDLRTEFRAARGSVTAVDGVSFTVDAGEMVALVGESGCGKSATAQSIMGLIVPPAGQVTGGQVLFEGRDLLRLRPRELRAVRGKGIAMIFQDPMTSLNPVLTVGRQLTEALRMHLGMNRRAARARAIELLDMVRIPAAETRLGSYPHQLSGGMRQRVMIAMALSCNPRLILADEITTALDVTIQAQILELLRDLAQQTRTAVLFITHDLGVVAGMAERVNVMYAGQIVERAETVDLFHRPQMPYTWGLLGSVPRLDLVRGGRLRPIAGRPPELSELPDGCRFAPRCVHARTTCQDSAPQLISTCETPTRGQLTRCWGMRPTDQGGWLTVQDRHADLATEES from the coding sequence ATGGCTCTGTTGGAGGTGCGGGACCTGCGTACCGAATTCCGCGCTGCGCGCGGTTCGGTGACCGCTGTGGACGGTGTCTCCTTCACCGTCGACGCGGGCGAGATGGTCGCGCTGGTGGGAGAGTCCGGCTGTGGCAAGTCCGCCACGGCGCAGTCCATCATGGGCCTGATCGTTCCGCCGGCCGGGCAGGTGACCGGCGGGCAGGTGCTCTTCGAGGGCCGGGACCTGCTGCGCCTGCGGCCCCGCGAGCTGCGGGCCGTACGCGGCAAGGGCATCGCGATGATCTTCCAGGACCCGATGACCTCGCTGAATCCGGTGCTGACCGTGGGCAGGCAGCTCACCGAGGCCCTGCGGATGCACCTCGGGATGAACCGCCGGGCCGCCCGGGCACGGGCGATCGAGCTGCTGGACATGGTGCGCATCCCGGCGGCGGAGACCCGCCTGGGCTCCTATCCGCACCAGCTCTCCGGGGGCATGCGGCAACGCGTGATGATCGCGATGGCGCTCTCCTGCAACCCCCGGCTGATCCTCGCCGACGAGATCACCACCGCGCTCGACGTCACCATCCAGGCGCAGATCCTGGAGCTGCTCCGCGATCTGGCCCAGCAGACCCGGACCGCCGTCCTGTTCATCACCCACGACCTCGGGGTCGTCGCGGGCATGGCGGAACGCGTCAACGTGATGTACGCCGGCCAGATCGTCGAGCGGGCCGAGACGGTCGACCTGTTCCACCGCCCGCAGATGCCCTACACCTGGGGGCTGCTGGGTTCGGTGCCCCGGCTCGACCTCGTCCGTGGCGGCCGGCTGCGGCCCATCGCCGGCCGCCCGCCGGAACTGTCGGAGCTGCCGGACGGGTGCCGGTTCGCCCCCCGCTGCGTACACGCCCGCACCACCTGCCAGGACAGTGCCCCCCAGTTGATCTCCACCTGCGAGACGCCGACGCGGGGCCAGCTGACCCGGTGCTGGGGCATGCGCCCCACCGACCAGGGCGGATGGCTCACCGTCCAGGACCGGCACGCCGACCTTGCGACGGAGGAGAGCTGA
- a CDS encoding Lrp/AsnC family transcriptional regulator, with product MASKSSIEKDRSIIRELVKDPRQTNVALAAKVGLSEGSVRRRMERLITEGQLQFAAIPSAAFMGRPVHTLFEIQSAPGATEQLIDKLAGMPEISYVYHVTGQFDIIAVGYFASSNAMRQFWTERLGHLDGVMESRSVMVLRVAKRAHEWARDIAVTGDEDPAWEADRELGVLGSTT from the coding sequence ATGGCTTCGAAGAGCTCGATCGAAAAAGATCGCAGCATCATCCGGGAACTCGTCAAGGACCCGAGGCAGACAAATGTCGCGCTGGCGGCAAAGGTCGGCCTTTCCGAAGGTTCCGTCCGGCGACGGATGGAACGGCTCATCACCGAAGGGCAGTTGCAGTTCGCTGCGATCCCCAGCGCCGCCTTCATGGGGCGGCCGGTGCACACACTCTTCGAGATCCAGAGCGCGCCCGGAGCCACGGAGCAGCTCATCGACAAGCTCGCCGGCATGCCGGAGATCTCGTACGTGTACCACGTGACCGGGCAGTTCGACATCATCGCCGTCGGCTACTTCGCCTCCAGCAACGCCATGCGCCAGTTCTGGACCGAGCGGCTCGGTCACCTCGACGGGGTGATGGAGAGCCGGTCGGTCATGGTGCTGCGGGTCGCCAAGCGCGCGCACGAGTGGGCGCGCGACATCGCCGTCACCGGTGACGAGGATCCCGCCTGGGAGGCGGACCGCGAACTCGGCGTACTCGGCTCCACAACCTGA